Below is a window of Gossypium hirsutum isolate 1008001.06 chromosome A12, Gossypium_hirsutum_v2.1, whole genome shotgun sequence DNA.
AAATATTAAATcatattctttcttcttttctctattAAAAAAGAAGGGAAATTCAACATTTCAATGCACAAACATGATCATCGGCAACAATGGCAAACAAGAgtagaaaataataaaacaacaacaaatttgaaaattgaaaattgaaacaaaagggCTAATAACAAACTACAAAGTTTGTTTTGCTCACAAATAGTACAAAAAGAACAGacattgataaatttttttttttgtatcagACCAATGTACATGAAAACGAaggcaaaaatttaaaaaaaaaaaattttggggtaCATACACACCCCTAAATATGTCCAAAAGCTGCTGCTGTGAGTCTCTGCATATCCTTACCACATATGTCTGGATTTTGTAAAGGTTCATGTTGTAGTGGTAGCTGCTGTTGTCGGGTCTGAGGCCACCACATATcgtttgatgatgatgatgaactaTTCGTTAAGTAACAAGGCTCtgatttgatctcgatattgtaATAAGATTGTGGGGTTTGATTTTGTAAAGCAGCCGCCATTAATAAAGGGTTTTTAAGAAACTCAGTCCATttggtttcttcttcttcttcttcttcttcttcttcagtttGTGTTTGAACCAATCCCCAAGTTGAGTTATTGGCTGAGCCACCGGTGGTGGTTCCATAGTATAAGGGTCCATAAGAGGCGGTCATGGGCGGTGGAAATTCAGGGTTGAACCAGTTAGAGGAGAGCTGTGGTGGTGGTGGGGGCGGCGATGTATATTGATGAATTGGATGATGACCCACCAAAGATGGCTTGTTGCTTCCACTTCCTTCGCCATTTTCGACCTCGGAGAGTGGCTTGTGAGTGACAGGGTCGATGCCTTTCTGTTTAAGCTTCTTTTTCAAACAAGAGTTCCATAGGTTCTTGATTTCATTGTCGGTTCTTCCTGGTAATCGTGCAGCAATTTGAGACCACCTAATTGAAAACCGAGAAAAACCCAGAATTCTCCATAAAAATCccaataagaagaagaagaaacatatatatatatgtgtgtatatgtatatgtatatgtatataccgATTCCCCAAAACTGCATGAAGTTCAATTATGAGATTTTCTTCTTCTTGTGAAAATGTGCCTCTCTTTAAATCAGGCCTTAAATAATTAATCCACCTCAACCTGCAACTCTTCCCACACCTCTGTAACCCTGCCAAATCatccatatttttttataaacaatTCATCAacacatacatgcatacatacatatatgtatatgtatatggtaCCTACCAGCTTGTTTAGGGATGGAGCTCCAGCAACCATGGCCATACTTTGTAATATGCCTTAAAAGCTTTTCATCTTCTTCAGGGGACCAAAGACCTTTCCTAAGCTTTTGCTTGTAACAACAAGATTGCCTTCCCATTTTTGAGACCAGACCAAAGTTACAATGAGTATAAGAAAAAGATACAGACAGAACAGAACACACACTTCACTGATTCCTAGGTGGAAAATTTGTCAGATATCAAACAACCATGTTTTCTTTTTTGCATATTAGAATGAAAGATGTGGATTTTGGTTAAGGAGAAGCAAGAAAAATGAAGATGTTGCTTAGAAAAGGGCGTCGAATTAATATATAAGAGAGAGAAAAGGCGCATTCAAATAAGCCCCCCCacctctttttatttatttatttattatcattctATCATATGGGGTCGGAGATGAGTTAACCCGAGTTGCATGTGTCTCACCAAAAGAACTGCGATTGATGTCTTCTCCGGTGggacatttttttttattataaaaaattcatccataaattattaattttgttttaatttaaaaagataatatCAATAATAAGTAAGAGtacaatataatataaaattatcaaccaatttcagACATTAAGCTAGAAACCTCAGCCATCATAATGTCATGCACTGTTCAATAAGGTTCTTCAAAAATCCTCAATACAACAACTATTGTTATAGTCAAACTCTTCATACTATTCACCACATAATTCTTTATGCCTCAAGACATGATTCACACGAAAATCCTTTATCTGTTGCAAACATTCCCTCACTCTATTCCATAGTTAACTTTGATCCAGAGTTTGACCATTTAAGAAATTAACTGTTTTTATACAATTTATCTCAAGGATCTCGAAGTCTCAATAGATTAGCTTCGAACATTTTTCGTCAGGATGGAGGGAAAGGAGGCATTGTAGTTTACtttcgaaaataaaaattttcatacaaggggtttaatttttaagaaattattagtataacccctaaatttttttattcatttctaatCCATAAAAAACAAATTTTGGCCCCTGATTTCCCCCCTTTATCATTATCTGAAAATGGAAATGCATTGTTGACAAGGACAATCACCATAAATGAGAAACAGAGCAAAGCTGCTAtctttttcatatatacatataaatacatacatgtacatgTACAATATTGAAAGTGACTACGTagtttgtattttatgaaatcAACCAACATATTTTTCAGTAACATGAAC
It encodes the following:
- the LOC107922981 gene encoding transcription factor MYB4, with the protein product MGRQSCCYKQKLRKGLWSPEEDEKLLRHITKYGHGCWSSIPKQAGLQRCGKSCRLRWINYLRPDLKRGTFSQEEENLIIELHAVLGNRWSQIAARLPGRTDNEIKNLWNSCLKKKLKQKGIDPVTHKPLSEVENGEGSGSNKPSLVGHHPIHQYTSPPPPPPQLSSNWFNPEFPPPMTASYGPLYYGTTTGGSANNSTWGLVQTQTEEEEEEEEEETKWTEFLKNPLLMAAALQNQTPQSYYNIEIKSEPCYLTNSSSSSSNDMWWPQTRQQQLPLQHEPLQNPDICGKDMQRLTAAAFGHI